Genomic DNA from Salvia miltiorrhiza cultivar Shanhuang (shh) chromosome 1, IMPLAD_Smil_shh, whole genome shotgun sequence:
TCACGTTTTAAGCTCCAAAACAAAAGTAATTATACACCATGTCACAACTTCAAAAAGTGTCCTGTATATTGATATTTACCCGTAGTTAATCAATGTACCTTCATATTTTCTGAAGTTAGGTTAAGTTCAAAGCGCTCCAACAGCTGCAAAATGATCCCAAGACGCCCAGTAGGAATTAGAATCGAACCCCCAGCTCTGATAGAGTCCATGGAACAGGAGCATATGAAATCTAATTTATCTATTTCCTCTGAATAGTCATCAGTGCTAAGGAGAGCAGATCTGAACTCTGAATTAACATCAGCACTACTGCATTAATTGCAAGATTCAATCAGTTTAACTATTGCAGTAAGAAATATAACATATATTTACAGGAAACTCCTGCATGAGTCACATGAAAGTAAGTAGGACAATTTGTCAAAGAAAGCACCAATAGACATCCCAATGCAGATTCTACATCAATTGAAAGAGTCACCTTGAATCTGAGACGTAGTTAGTGAGGCCAGAGCAACCCTCATCATTGACAACTTGCTCTAGAGCATTCTGAGAAGAGAAATCTGAATATACAACCACATCACTGGTCTGAAGGGCCTCGTAATCAAAATTCATTGCTGTGGCAGATCTGAAAACAGAACTTGAAATATAAACAATGCTTCCTCGAGGACCAGTGATTCTCCAATTACACGAGCCTATTTCTAATCCAGAAGCTAATGCTTTTACAATCAGTGTGCCATTGTAGCAAATTTCCTCAGCATACTTAAGAGACTCGACCTTCAGCATGCAAGACTTCACATCAGCTGCACTGAGAAACATCTCTCATTAAAGATCAAAATATGTATAGCTTGAGGTATATAAATTATGATTAAATGAAGGGGAAAAAAAGAATACAACTAACATGTTCTCAGAGCTGTTTCAGAATTTCAATATTTACaatcaacaaaaaataaagtGGTTCAAATGGCTTGGGAGTGTATTCACTATTTTGAATATCATTAAATGGCAAATAATTATTTTCCTGtccttttgtttttattttttcagttactatttttaaaaaaatcatccaGATGTGTAAAGATGTGGATGGATATAAGCAGTAATTAGATTGACGCAGTACAATCTGTACAAATTAAAGATTAACTAATGGTTGGATGAATAATGCAACTAACACTTGTCATGGTGATCTGCCCAGATGCAAAGGTATCTAAATTTATAGCACCAATAGTTTGTATCTTCTACGTCACATTCTATATCATCAAGAATCACCTCCACTTGTATACTAGTTTGGTTTTACAACAAATGGATAGCTCTTGAACTAGTAAATGATATAATGATTCAATTTTATTGGATGAGTTTCTCTCGCTCTAGCTACAACAGCTATTAAACGGAATATAGCTTGCACTATACCTGTATAAGGGCATCCAACAACCAAAGTCAGTCCCATCTGCACCAAAAATTGTCTTCTTCAATTCCAAAGGTAGCATTTCAAGTTTGTCCCACTTCATCCACCTAGGAGCATCAGACTCAGGTCCATAACACTGTCTAAATTCCTTATGCATATTGACAAGATCTTCCATCAATAGTTGGCCAATTCTAGTGGCAGCCTCAGTTGCATATACCTGAATCAGCAAATATTACCAAAGGTTGTCATCTCCATATCGTTTCAGTTGGCAAGCAAAAATGATTGAAATGAACAAAACTTAATACATAACCTCATTTACCTTGGCCGAAAAACCTGTATTCCTAGTGAGAAACGGTAAACCCAACATTCCCATTGGACTAGATATTAAAACCACATCAATGAATGAAATATTCCATGAAAGCAAGTTCTTGACAGTTCTATAGCGCGGCTCAGCATAAATTAAACTGTTCCCCCTCTTCTCTTCATTGGACTCCACACCCACAAACTTTTGGCTTGAAAAGGAGAACTTATCATTGTTTATATCATGAGAATTCACAGGGAGAGGAGAAAAGACTGTTAGAGATGAAAGGTCCAGAGGGCAATCAAATAAAACCCAAACACCAGAAATATCCAAAATGTGGCATGGAGGGAAATAATAACCCCTGCCTTTGCTCAAGCATGTCTGCAATGAGAAATCGCCAAAATCATCAATAAGAAACTAAGATATAATCAACAAGGAAAATTACTCAAGGGCAATCTAATTCAGATAACAAAATAGATGAGtgaaaacaaacacaaaaaatatTCTTTTCAAGAAACCAAAATATGTAGACTGGAAAAGGGACATACAGACTCCATGGAACTCAAGTTACTCAACAAGCACGAAAACATTGATAAATGCCAAGTTGACAAATGATATCAAAATGATGCATAGTGTTCATTTTATTTCAGCTTTGTTGTTCTGAACAGATTTacatatcattttattttttcgtaTAAAAACGGTAAATTAAAATCTTGTACTCAGCTGTTTTAAAGATCAAATTCGGTAAACGGATTGCCCAATCCACATCTTATACATGCATCTCAGACTTATCTAAAAATTGAAAAGCTTTTTCCTTgaaaataattactttttcctGAATAGTGCTCTGTTTTACACAATGAAGTATGAGTTTATTGTCAAAAAGTAATGGTCCCAAATGTGATCATTGGAACATTGTGGcaacaaattaaaagaaaacagaTTCTAGTAAAAAGAGAACCAAGGAAACCAGAAAAGAAGAGAGCAAAAAAAAATGTTCTTACAGTAGACCACTGCAATACAATAGTATCACATACAGAGCTTATTTCAGATTAACAAGGGACAGATATCTGAATCAGTATGGATTAATTCCAGAATACATTTATGTAACTAATCTGGCATGCATcacaaaacaataattaatatcCTATCTAGAAAGGCATTATTTATTGAGAAAATAGTCCCCCAATTCATCCCAGTTCAGGAAATCCACACAAAAGGCAAAGAAAATAACAACCAATAACAATCCGATCTATATTTGTGAAGCAAAATGTTATTAGGTTAGAACTAGTCAAAAGCACAATTTTACTGTCAAACCTGAACATTAATGCAAACATGAGATGCTAAAAAATTCAAGTAACATCTTATTGTCTGAATGTTGGAGGGAGAACTATAATATAAAAGCACAGAGCTTGTAATTTGTTGGCCTTTTTCTATAATCTACTTTTAGCAATCAGAACGTCAAGAAGAGTgcaagaaatatcaaatatTCAATGTACAAATCATTCTAATTATGTTTTGAACTTTTGAGAAACCCACATTGAAATCAGTTCTCTATATCTCAACTATTCATTGTAACAAGAAAAGGCAAAGTATTTTTTTACATGCCATTTATCTTTGGTAAAATAGGATGACAAACATGTACTCCATGCTTTATTGCATTAAAAACAGGAACTACCAACCAAATGTACTGCGACAAGAAACTGGGAAAAACAAACAATAGGCACATACAACCAGTAGAAGATCACCCATCATTGTAGTTTAAGATATAAAGCAGACGTACCTGACTAATTGAAGTGCACATAGCAGTCAAACAAGCTGGATATTCCAGCTGCTTACAAACTTTAGTTGAGATGGCTAAATTACATTCAAAGGCACTTCTTGAAAGGTCTTGACATTTTCACCAACGTCCAACTTTTGGGTGGATCAACGACCTAAGGTTCAGTTCTCGAGTCATCAAAATAGAAATTTCCGCTTGACATTGGAAGCATATATGACAGGGCTGCACATATTAATACTGAAATTAACTTAAACCAAAATCTACTATTCAAGTTATAAGAGCACAGAAATCAGTTACTGTGTCGGGGAGCAACAAGAAGCCCGTTTTTACATTTAAGTGCTAGTTCCTACTGCTAAgtaaaaaatatgagaaaaatcaaaatacaGGCGACAGGCAGGAAGAAGGAAAAATAAACTAAGCCTCCATGAAGGGGGAAATTAAACATTCAACTTATGATATCTATGACAAGTAATGACAAAAATCATAGTTTTCGTAGCAATTGCATTGAGCAAATTCCAGTCCAAGCACCACCAACATTCATCTAGCCGAACTATTACGAAAATATAATGCGAGTTTAATAGTATACAAATTGGAAAATTGGATGACGGCGGCGGAAGAATGCCAATCTTGGCGCGGCTCTAAAGTTTCTTTATTTTAGCCAGGAATCAATTACCTCTACTGGAGCCAGGGGTCTGGGGCGGCCGGCTGGCAGGCGGGGTCTGGAGGAGGCGGGCATGCAACGGTTAAACAGCGCAGGCTGCGGC
This window encodes:
- the LOC130999093 gene encoding uncharacterized protein LOC130999093 isoform X2, which gives rise to MCTSISQTCLSKGRGYYFPPCHILDISGVWVLFDCPLDLSSLTVFSPLPVNSHDINNDKFSFSSQKFVGVESNEEKRGNSLIYAEPRYRTVKNLLSWNISFIDVVLISSPMGMLGLPFLTRNTGFSAKVYATEAATRIGQLLMEDLVNMHKEFRQCYGPESDAPRWMKWDKLEMLPLELKKTIFGADGTDFGCWMPLYSAADVKSCMLKVESLKYAEEICYNGTLIVKALASGLEIGSCNWRITGPRGSIVYISSSVFRSATAMNFDYEALQTSDVVVYSDFSSQNALEQVVNDEGCSGLTNYVSDSSADVNSEFRSALLSTDDYSEEIDKLDFICSCSMDSIRAGGSILIPTGRLGIILQLLERFELNLTSENMKVPIFVISSVAEELMAYTSIIPEWLCEQWQDRLYSGQPLFTHMEMLKDGRLYLFPAIHSVDLLKIWQEPCIVFCPHWSLRLGPVTHLLRRWRGDQNSLLVMEEGVDANLALLPFKPIAMKVLQCSFLSGMRLQKSLLLLKILQPRHVLFPEIFRRHIVTLEASFSSSFYQENEELHIPYTDSNSRLYIDVDLARQLKYTKLEEQNVDISRLKGKLMVEQARYELCVEEHKHPQTRPVLHFGKIDLNYLVLELQKMGVDATVEVKGDSGSYNASVIRVSRPSTAVIEVTETQTLINAADEEVASLISQAARSILHCV
- the LOC130999093 gene encoding uncharacterized protein LOC130999093 isoform X1 gives rise to the protein MCTSISQTCLSKGRGYYFPPCHILDISGVWVLFDCPLDLSSLTVFSPLPVNSHDINNDKFSFSSQKFVGVESNEEKRGNSLIYAEPRYRTVKNLLSWNISFIDVVLISSPMGMLGLPFLTRNTGFSAKVYATEAATRIGQLLMEDLVNMHKEFRQCYGPESDAPRWMKWDKLEMLPLELKKTIFGADGTDFGCWMPLYSAADVKSCMLKVESLKYAEEICYNGTLIVKALASGLEIGSCNWRITGPRGSIVYISSSVFRSATAMNFDYEALQTSDVVVYSDFSSQNALEQVVNDEGCSGLTNYVSDSSSADVNSEFRSALLSTDDYSEEIDKLDFICSCSMDSIRAGGSILIPTGRLGIILQLLERFELNLTSENMKVPIFVISSVAEELMAYTSIIPEWLCEQWQDRLYSGQPLFTHMEMLKDGRLYLFPAIHSVDLLKIWQEPCIVFCPHWSLRLGPVTHLLRRWRGDQNSLLVMEEGVDANLALLPFKPIAMKVLQCSFLSGMRLQKSLLLLKILQPRHVLFPEIFRRHIVTLEASFSSSFYQENEELHIPYTDSNSRLYIDVDLARQLKYTKLEEQNVDISRLKGKLMVEQARYELCVEEHKHPQTRPVLHFGKIDLNYLVLELQKMGVDATVEVKGDSGSYNASVIRVSRPSTAVIEVTETQTLINAADEEVASLISQAARSILHCV
- the LOC130999093 gene encoding uncharacterized protein LOC130999093 isoform X3; the encoded protein is MCTSISQTCLSKGRGYYFPPCHILDISGVWVLFDCPLDLSSLTVFSPLPVNSHDINNDKFSFSSQKFVGVESNEEKRGNSLIYAEPRYRTVKNLLSWNISFIDVVLISSPMGMLGLPFLTRNTGFSAKVYATEAATRIGQLLMEDLVNMHKEFRQCYGPESDAPRWMKWDKLEMLPLELKKTIFGADGTDFGCWMPLYSAADVKSCMLKVESLKYAEEICYNGTLIVKALASGLEIGSCNWRITGPRGSIVYISSSVFRSATAMNFDYEALQTSDVVVYSDFSSQNALEQVVNDEGCSGLTNYVSDSSSADVNSEFRSALLSTDDYSEEIDKLDFICSCSMDSIRAGGSILIPTGRLGIILQLLERFELNLTSENMKVPIFVISSVAEELMAYTSIIPEWLCEQWQDRLYSGQPLFTHMEMLKDGRLYLFPAIHSVDLLKIWQEPCIVFCPHWSLRLGPVTHLLRRWRGDQNSLLVMEEGVDANLALLPFKPIAMKVLQCSFLSGMRLQKSLLLLKILQPRHVLFPEIFRRHIVTLEASFSSSFYQENEELHIPYTDSNSRLYIDVDLARQLKYTKLEEQNVDISRLKGKLMVEQARRWVWMQQ